A window of Acidobacteriota bacterium genomic DNA:
AATCTGTTCCCCGACTCGGAGCGGCCGCAGACGGCGGTCGTGACGGTGGTCCCCGGCGCGTCGGCCGAAGATGTGGAGGCCGACGTCAGCCGCGTGATAGAGAAGGAGCTCTCGAGCATCGAACAGGTCCGGCGCGTCTCCTCTGTGAGCAAGGATGAAGTGTCCACCGTGAACGTCGAGTTCGAGTATGCGAAGGGGCTCGATTCGGCCGCCACCGACGTGGCCAACGGCCTGCAGAAGATCCGGGCGTCGCTGCCCGACGCGGCGCGCCCGCCGATGATCTTCAAGGTCTCCTCTGCCACACCCGCCGTGCTCACGCTGGCCCTGCGCCCGAAGGCGGGATCCGCGCTCGATCTCGCCATGGTTCGCCAGGTGGCAGACAACGCCGTCAAGGAGCGTCTGCTCCAGCTGCCGGAAGTGGCCAATGCCGAGGTCTTCGGCGCGCATCAGCCGATTATTCGGGTCGATCTCGATCGCGATCGGCTCGAGCGCTATCACCTCACGCCCCTCGATGTGCGCCAGGCGCTCGTCGCATTCAACGCGAATCAGCCGATCGGTCTGCTCACGACCTCCGACCGGCAGGTACTCGTCCGGCGTGTTGGTGCGTTCAGCAATCCGGCCGACGTTGCGCGGGTGCCGGTGGCGCAGCGTCCCGGCGGCGTGGTCCACGTGGCGGATGTGGCCGACGTGACACCGGGCGTGCAGGAACCGCAGAGCGCGTATCACGGGGATGGCCAGCCGGCCATCGCGATCAACATCCAGCGTGCGCCAACGGGCAACGCCTTGCGCACCATTGCCGACGTGGCGGCATTGCTGCCCGCCCTCGAACGCGACTACCCGGGCATCGCGTTCTCGATTCCCGACAGTCAGTCCGAGCTGATCGACCGGGCCGTGGGCAATATGCTCGACGCGCTGCGCGACGCGATCATCATGACCGTGCTTGTCATCTTCCTGTTCCTCGCAGACTGGCGCGGAATGACGCTCGCGGCCGTCTCCATCCCGTTCACCTACCTGCTGACGTTCGCGGTCATGTGGCTTGCCGGCTTCGAGTTCAACATGGTGACGCTGACGGCCATCATCGTCGCCGTAGGCATGCTCCTCGACGATGCGATCGTCGTGCTCGAGAACATCGAACGGCACTATCACGAACTCGGCCAGGCGGTGCGCGGTGCTGTGGTGGCGGGCACCGAGGAGGTGATGCTCGCAATCTTCTCCGGCACGTACGCCACCATCATGGTGCTGCTCCCGATCATCTTCATCGGCGGCTACGTGCAGACCGTGCTTCGGCCGCTGGCCGTCAGCCTGTCGATCGCGCTGGTCGCCTCCTACGTGGTGTCGGTGACGATCATCCCTCTGCTGGCGCCCCTGCTGCTCCGGCGCACCACCGCCGGCCGTGGGTGGTTCGAACGGCTCATCTTCCGCTTCGACGAGAAGGTGATTGTTCCCATCCGCGAGTTCTACGTGCGCCTGACGGCGCTGGCGCTCCATCACCGGCTGGTGTTCGTCGTCGTCGGCCTCGTGCTGTTCGTCGTGTCGGCGCGCCAGATGCCGCTGGTCGGTCGCGATCTGATGCCGCCGATGGATTCGGGCATCATCAAGGTGGCGTTCGAGATGGATGCCAACGCGTCGCTCGGCGCCGCCGAGGCAGGGTTGACGGGACTGGAGGCCATTGTCCGGAGCCGACCGGAGGTGCTGAGCGTCTCCTCGGTTATCGGGTCCGAGCCGGCCGTCATCTCGTTCGGCGGGGGACGCTCGCCGCAGCAGGGGACCATCACGATCCACCTGCTGGACCGGTTCCACCGCCAGGCGTCTGTGTGGGAGATCGAGGCCGACCTGCGGGCGAGGATGGCGCGCGTCGCTGGTATTCGGGCGGTCGACGTCTTCGACTTCGGAGCCACGCCGCTGTCGACAATCCGCGCACCAATCGACGTGATGATTTCGGGCCCCGATCTGGGCACGCTCGATCGGCTCGGTGCCGACATCGAACAGCGCCTGCGGACGCGCGTACGCGGCGTGACGTCAGTCTCGCGGTCATGGCATCTCGACAGCGTCGAGACCGCGTTTTCAGCCGACCCGGAGAAACTGGCGCTGTACGGGCTCTCGCCGGCGGTGTTGACATCGCAATTGCAGGGCGCCGTGCGCGGCATGCCCAGTTCGACGTTTCGCATCGCCAACGAGGACGGGCTGCCGCTCTGGGTGCAACTGCGTGCGCCGCAGCGGGCGCAATCCGCCCAACTCGAAGACTACCCGATCGTCACGCCGCGCGCCGTGGTGCCGCTTTCGGCACTCGGTCGGCTCGAGCCTCGGCCGTCCGCGTCAATCATCACGCGGCAGGGGCTGCAACGGACGCTCGACATCCAGGCGTACCGCGTCAAACAGCCCATCTCGCACCTGCAGGAAGACGTCGAGGCCGCGCTTACGGACCTGAGGCTGCCGCCCGGATACATCGTCAGCCAGGAGGGCGAGGTCACGCAGATGGACGACTCGTTCCAACGGCTGGGGCTCGCCCTGGCCCTGGGGCTCGTGCTGCTGTACTTCTCGCTTGTTCCGGCGTTCAAGTCGTGGCTGCATCCGCTCACAATCATGTCGGCAATCCCGCTGGCCCTGATTGGTGCGTCCTGGAGCATGCTCGTCGCCAACAAGCACGGCTGCATGCCCTCGTTCATGGGGCTGATCCTGCTCGCCGGGATTGTGGTCAAGAACTCGATCTTGCTGATTGACTTCATCGAAGAGGCCAGACGCCGCGGCGATTCCGTGTTCGACGCGCTGGTGGGGTCGGTCCGCGTCCGCACCCGGCCGATCCTGATGACAGCCGTCGGCACCTCTGTCGGCATGATCCCGCTCGCCGCCGAGTGGGCGATTGGTCTCGAGCGTCTCTCGCCGCTCGCCACTGTGGCCATTGGGGGCCCGATGGTCTCCACGTTTCTGACGATGGTCTACTCGATGACCTGCAGGCTGCCGTGCGCCGGGCATGGGGGGCAGGGCCAGCGGCCGTGCCAGCACCGATCAACCAGTGAAGGGCACCGCCGATCTTCGAGACTTGCCGGCCTCCATCTCTGCCGCTGCGCGGCTGGATCGTGCATCGAGGTCCTCGTGAACGAGCCGCATGGCGCGGCGTTCGCGCCGCCCGCGGCGCTGCAACCCGGGGGGGACCGTCGTTCATCTCCAGCCGGTCCCCCTGACCTCCTTCAGCCGAAGTGCGCGACTCGATGGTGCCACGTGCGCAGGAGCACGGCGCCGACGATCACGAGCCCGACCGCCAGCCCGGCCCACATGCCCTGCACGCCCCACCCCCAGCGGAAGCAGGCTGCGTACCCGAGCGGCAGCGCAATCGCCCAGTAGCTTGCCAGGGCGGTGATCATCGGGATCCGTGTTTCGCCGAGGCCTCTCAAGATACCGGTGCCAATGCTCTGTGTGCCATCGAACACGAGGCAGAGGCCAGCGATGCCAAGCAGCGACGGACCGACAGCCAGCACGGCCGAGTCGCGGGAGAACGCGCTGATAAGCAAGTGGCCGCCGAGCAGGAACACGATGGCCGCCGTCGTCGTCAGCGCCGCCCCGAGCGCGAGCGCCGTCCAGCCCGCGCGCCAGATACCCTGGCGATCGCCGCGCCCGACGGCCTGCCCCACGCGCACCGCGCCAGCGGCGTTCAGCCCGAGCGGAATCATGTAGGCCAGTCCCCACAGGTTGAGCGCAATCTGATGAGCCGCCAGCGAGGCTGCCGACAGGCGGCCGATCAACGCAGACGCCGCCGCGAAGACGCCGACCTCGAGCACGCCCTGGATCGAGGCCGGAACGCCGAGCTTCAGAAGATGTGAGATCGACGGCCAATCGACGCGACGCGCCGTCGGTCGACGCTCAGCTGTATCGCGCCGCTCGCGCCACAGGATCGCCACCAGCAGGACGCCGGCCATGTACACGCGCGACGCCAGCGTCGCCCACGCCGATCCGGTCGCGCCGAGCGCTGGCAGTCCCCACTTGCCGTAGATGAGCACCCAGCCAACAGCCGCATTGATCAGGTTGGCGGTCAAGAGTGCGAACGTGATCGGCCGGACGCAGTTGGTCGCCTGCAGGTAGCGCCGGAACGTCGCGTAGAACAAGAGGGGAATGACACCTGGCGCGAGCACCTTCAGGTAAGGAGCCGCAAGCGCCAGTACCGACGCATTGAGCCCCCACCAGGAAATCGTGGCGATCAGGAGGTAGGTGGCGAGCGTCAGTGGGGCCGCGATCAGGAGGCTGAGGAAGGCGCCCTGCACCAGCCAGTGGTGGCATCGATCCAGACGCCCAGCCCCATACGCCTGCGCGATCACCGTGTCGAGTCCGAGCAGCAACCCCGTGCCGAAGATGCCGACTGCCAGAAACACGACGCTCCCGAAGCCGACCGCGCCGATGGTTGCGGGTCCGAGGGGCCCGACCAGGAGCGTGTCGACCAGGCCCATCGTCGTCCACCCCACCTCGGCCAGAATCACTGGCACGGCGAGCGTGATCATCGGTCTGAGTTCGGCCCGGATCGCGGAAAGCCTGCTCGGCTGCTGGCCGGTGTTCAAGCGCCCTCGGCAATGGTTCGACGGGACCGGCACCTACTTGACTGGACCCGCAAGATAGTCGACCGCCACGCTCGCGAGTGCCCGCACGCCGGTGATGAGCGCGGATTCATCGGGATTGAATCTCGGTGAGTGGTTGGCGGCCCACGACGCTGGTGCTGTGCCCTTCGGTGCGATCCCGAGGAAGAAGTACAGGCCCGGAACCTGCTTCTGGTACGCGGAGAAGTCTTCAGCCCCGGTGGTGACCTGCGCGTTCGGATTGAATGTACCGGCGGCCACGCGCCTGAGTGATGGGGTCATGCGATCGGTCAGGGCGGGGTCGTTGTACGTCACCGAATTGCCGATCGTGATCGTCACCTCGGCCTTCGCGCCGGCGGCCGCGGCAATGTGTTCAACCGTGCGGGTGATGCCTTCGTGGATCTTCTTCTGCATGTCCGCGTCGAACGTCCTGATCGTACCGGTGAGGCGGACTTCGTCGGGCACGATGTTCGATCGGTTCCCGCCCTCGATGGTACCCACGGTAATCACCGCTGGCGCGGTCGTCAGATCGGCCTGTCGGCTGATGATGGTCTGGAGGCCGAGCACGATCTGCGCCGAGACGACGATCGGATCGACGCCGGCCCAGGGCATGGCGCCGTGGGTTGATCGGCCGTGCACGGTGATCGAGAGTGAGTCGCTGGCGGCCATGATGCCTCTTGGGCGGAACGAGATCGACCCCGCCTCGAGCGGTGTAATGCCGACGTGCAGGCCGAAGATGGCGTCAACCTTCGGATTCTCGAGCACGCCCTCTTTCACCATCAGGTCTGCGCCCCCTTCTTCGCCGGCGGGAGCGCCCTCCTCGGCAGGCTGGAAGATGAGCTTCACCGTCCCAGGGAGATCCGCCTTCAGACCTGCCAGCACCTCGGCCGCGCCCATCAGCATCGCCATGTGGAAATCGTGACCGCACGCGTGCATCACACCGACCTCACGCCCGTTGAACTGAGCGCGCTCGGTCGAGGCAAACGGGAGTCCGGTTTCTTCGGTGACCGGCAGCGCGTCGATGTCTGATCTCAGCGCCACCACGGGCCCAGGCTTCCCGCCATGCAGTATGGCGACCACGCCCGTCTTTGCAACGCCCGTCTGAACCTCGTAGCCCAGCGCCCGCAGGCGATCCGCCAGCAGCTTCGACGTCTGCACCTCGCGGTTGCCCAACTCGGGATGCTGGTGGAGCAGCCGGCGCAGGGCCACCACCTTCGGCAGCACCGCGTTGGCATCCTGATCGAGGCGCTGGTGCAGCGCTTCAAGCGTCGCGGTCTTCGGGATCGGGGCTTGGCCGCTGTTGGTTTGCGCGGCGATGGCGACCGTCGACGCGGCCGCGAGCAGTGAGGTGGCGATCACGCGCAGGGGAAGTCTCATGGGTCGGTTCACTCCAGGATGTTCGAGTATACCGTGACCCGAGTGTTCAGCCGTCATGGGGCGGCGCGCGGTAGTGGTCAAGTTTCACCGGAGGCGCAAAATGTCCGGTGACGCGAGGCTTTACCACCATGGCCGGCCGGGAGTAGGCTCTGCCGCATGGGATGGAAACAACTCTCAGAAGATGCTCAGCACTGGGCGTTCTGGCTCACGGCGGGAAGTGGCATCGTGATAGCTGCGATGACCGGTGCCGTCTGGGTATGGTGGTCGTACTTCTGGCGTCTCTCTCCGCCGATTCGTGGCTTGGGTTTCCTGGTGGTGTTCACTTGCGGCATTTGGGCGTTGTATGGAGCAATGCGAATCAAGGATCGCTACTTCGGCGCAAAGCGGCACGGAGATGCCGCGCTAAGCGGGTCTCTCAGCATCCACCACGCCCGATGGGTGTCGACCCGCAATCGAGACGTGACCGAAGAGGCGCGCGCCAGGGTCCAACAGGGCCGACTTGATCTACCAGTAGATCCGCACGAACTCGGTCCCGACCCCTGGAAACACCAACCCAAAGAACTGGTTGTGACCTACTCGGTTGGGGATGGCCCGATCCTGACCATTTCCGCGAAGGACTACGACCGACTTCAGATCCCCTAATGTGGGCTGGGTCAGCCCATGTGATATTCTTGAACTGTAGGACTTGACACAATATACCGATAGGCTTAGTGTCTAGATAGCCCACAGCAACGTCGGTCACTTGAGGCCGAAGGGCGTCCGGGCGGTGACGACTGACGAACCGGATATGTTGCATGGCCCCGACAACCGATGGCTGTCGGGGCTGTCCTTTATTCGGGCGGGAATTTGGCTGTTTCCGCTCTTTGCGCCTCACGCCAATCTCTTTCGTTGACCGGAAAAGCAGACAGGCAAGTCCAGACGCCTTTTCGGCCCTTCTGCAATATCACTCGCATGTATTGTCCGTTTAGCAGACGAGGGCCATGCAGCACTCGTCGCTGGGCGTCCCGTGTCTTTCCCGGCAGCGATACCGTGAATAGTGAAATGGCGCGGAGAATCTCATCCATCAACCGGGCTCGCGCCAGACTGAATACCCGGACTTCGAAATGTCCGCCCGTCTTTGGTTGACTTAAGACGTGGGCTCCGGACGACAACGGACTCGGAGCAGCCACCGAATAGAAGTGGATAATATCGTACAGAAAACCGACTTTTACGGACTTACCGTGACAGGCGATCTTGTGGGTACCGACAAGCTTCAAACGATAGTACGCCTTGGCGTCTTCGGGCGTACAGATTAGTTCGGCGCGTTCGACAGGCACTGGGGGATTGTAACTGCCAACCTAGAGCAATCCGACGATTTCTTCGAGGGTCCACACATGATCCGCAAGGCCCGCCTGCATCGCCGGAGTGACGCGGAGCGTCTGGTGAATCCGGGCGAAGTTATAGTGCATATAGTGAATGGCAACCGCCGCCGTGTGATTCTCAACCTTCTTTGAAAAGCCATTCGTCAGGCGGGTGAACCGGCGCATCGACATCCGCATCGTGAGATTCTGGCGCTCCACGTACGACGTACTGATGTGCTTCGGATCGGGGTCGCCGGTAATCGTATCGCAGCGGGTTCCGATGCACTGAGCAGGGCTGTATCGCTTCTCTGCTGACGGATCGGAGCCGTAGAGTTTCTGGAGCATGGCGTAGTCGATGCCGCCGCCGAACGCATCCTCGACGGCCGACAGATAGGGCTTGTGGCCGTCCGTGGTGAGCTGTACGCGATTCCGGAGTCGGCTGGCTACATCCCGCATGAACATGTAGGCCGACCCAGCGTCCCGCCCAGCGACGAGCCACGACACAATCAACTTCGTGTCGGCGTCAATCGCAACCCATGTCCAGACATCCCCGTACCCAAACACGCCTTGCTTTTCAGCCGGGACGTTCTTCGCCTTGGCGTAGCAGAACTGCCAGATTTCGTCGCATTGAATCCGGCGAGCGCGGACGTTGCGGATCGCTTCATCCTGGTACCGAGCACACGCCGCGCCCAGGTCGGCAATCAGTTTCAGAATCGTAGGCTTCGACACGCCGGTCATCCGGGTCGTCGCGCGAACGCTATTGCCTTCGACCAGCGCCGCCACTACCGTCGCACGCTTCGCCGTGCTCAATTGATTCATGTACATAATATATGCTTGAGCGGTCAAGCTGTCAAGAATAATCGCACGCATTAGTAGTCTGTTGACCTCGCATGCGTGCGTACAGTATCATGCAGGCATAAACCTGTCGAGAGGAGGGTGTGTGAGCAAAGACGACACCGGATACGAAATCAAAAGAGTTGGGGTAAGGGGGGGGTTGGCGCGCGCTGCGGCCATGACTCCGAAACAGCGAAGCCATTCGGCACGAATCGCTGCTGAAGCACGGTGGGCCGGTGATTTGCCGCAGGCCACACACGACGGCCCACTGCAACTTGGAGACAGGACATTGATCGCGGCAGTGTTGCCCAATGGGAAGCGCCTACTTAGCCAAGGCACCTTCCTCCAAGCGATTGGGCGTTCAAGGACTCCCAAGGCTGGAACCGGAGCGCTAGGGAGTGTCGACGGGATACCCTTCTTCTTGCGAGCAGAACAGCTTAAAGCGTTTATTTCTGAGGAGTTACTACTGTCGACGACTCCGATCTTTTTTCGCCTCAAGAATGGCAAGCGAGCGGTTGGTTACGACGCCATGCTGCTCCCCATGGTGTGCGAGGTGTACCTTAAACTGCGGGATGAGCGCATGGATAAGGAAAAGCCGGTTCCGGGGCAGTATAAACACATTGTTCGCGCGTGCGACATGCTCACGCGCGCTTTCGCCAGAGTCGGTATCATCGCCCTGGTCGACAGCGCCACTGGATACCAAGCCGACAAGGCCAGAGAGGATATTCTCAAAATACTTGAGGCGTACATCGCGCCACATCTCATGCCATGGACGCGACGTTTTCCACACGAGTTCTTCCGTGAGGCGTACCGAATCCTGGGATGGGAATACAAGTCTGGTTCCGTGAAACATCCGAGTTATATGGGCAAGTTCATCAATAAGTACGTCTATGACGCGCTACCGGAAGGAGTGCTTGATGAGCTCAAGCGTCGACTGCCTAAGAACGATCATGGCAACCGTAGGGCGAAGCTCTGGCAACTCCTAACCGTCGATACGGGTATCCCGCACCTCGACAGGCAGCTGACTTCAACAATGACGCTCTTACAGATTGCCGATGGCAAGGACGACTTCGACCGGTATTACCAGACGCTTCATGGGCGACAAGGAAGACTACAGTTCGGTGAACCGCCGAAACGCTTAGAGGCTAGCGTTTCCAGCGGGCCTCTGCCGCGCGCCTAGCGATTGCTGTTCGCTTGCGGGCCGAGAGCTTCTCAGCCCTCGCCTTGCCGCCCTTGAGCCCGCCTAGGCGCCCCAGGGCGACGGCGGCGGGGTTCTTTTTTGGCGTGGGTTCGGGCTTCGCCTTGGGCTTGCCTTCGGTCTGTTCGATGACGTGCTGGACGGCCGCGAATGCTGTCAGATTCGGATCAAATGATGGCTTGCGCTTGCTTGACTGCTTAGGCATGCCTCCAATATCGCATTGGTGAGCGATTCGCGCAAGGGGCAGCCAATTCAAACTTGACCACTACCCGGCGCGCTCGTCGCCGCAGGGACGGGCCAGCATGCCTGCCCCGCGATCCGTCCTTTTCTGGCGTCAATCGTCTAAGTACTGAGACCCGTGGTGCCGGGCGGACTGTTCGCCTCGGTCCTTCTGGCGACGGCGCGCAGCCGCGACTGCCGGCGGCCGACGGTGCCGGAGTCCACTACGCGGTCCAACGGCACAACACCAGCGTTCTGTGGTAGTCTGCCAAGAGGTTTCGAAACGGAGAAGTGCATGATCTGGTCCCGATTGCGCGGTGCGGTGTTGTCTCTGGCGCTGGCTGGCCTGGCGCTCGCGACCGGTGCGTGTCAGAGCAACGCGAATAACCCCTACCTGCAGCTCGGGCCGACGCCGACCATCACGACCAGCACGTTCACGGGAACCCTGACGAATTCGGCAGACGCCCCGGTTCTGCGCCTCACGCATACTTTCACGACTACCTACTCGGGCACGGTGACGCTCTCACTGACCGCGAATCAGCCTGACGCGGCGCTCGTCGTCGGATTCGGGATTGGTGCGTGGGACTCCGCAACGTCCACGTGTGGGCCACTGCTTGCCTGGAACAACAGCGCGACGCAAGGCGCGACGATTATCGGCAACGGGTTGGCTGGAAACTTCTGCGCTCAGGTCTACGACGTCGGCAACCTTGCCGTCGGCGCTCAGACTACCTACACGCTTACTGTCACTTATTATTAGGCGATAGGCGATAGGCGTTAGGGAAGAACGCGGTTCTGCCCCTCGCGCCTATACCGTAAATACCTTCAGCACTTCGTCCCCGTAGTGGTTGATCACTTTCACCGCGATCTTTCCGGTTGAAGGCGGCGCGAAGGGGCGGCTGATCGTCGCGTAGAGCGTCGTCCACGCGGCCTCGTCTATCTCGACCCGCAGCGCGCGCTTCAGCTTCTCGTACGGCTCGTCGGCGCCCGTGAAGTACGCGTGCCGCACGAAGAAGCTCTCCCCGTTGTAGTCGGTATCCACGAACCAGCACGCCACATCGTCTGTGGAACTGCTCCGGACCGCGCCCGTCGTCGGGTCGTAGATGTCCAGGCCGTGCAGCTCGACGCGCAACATGCCCTCGTCGCCCACCGGATGGATGTCGATGTCGGGCTCGCCAAACACCATGAAGAGGTTGCCCGCGCCGGTCTTCTTGAGCAGATCGTCGCCCATGGCGAGATCCGGGTTCATGCGCGTGACGAGCACCGTGAGATTCCCGTATCGCTTCGCCTCCTCGGTGACGTGCGGGTCGAACGCGAAGCCGCAGACCACGAGGACGTCGTGGCCCAGTCCCTGGACGGCTTCCTTGGCCGCCTCGCGGATGTGAAGCGGGCCCACCGTGCCGTGCTCCGGACCAATCGATACCGCCACGCGCTTGAGCTTCTTGTCCGCATCCACGTACTCGCCATGCGCGTGCACCCAGGCGCCTGCGAACGGATCGAGGCGGTCGAACACCAGGCGCTCGTTCTTGCGCGTGTTCTGCACGCCCGCCTTGCGCAGGTTGTCGAGGATCATCGTCTCGAAGGGCACCGCCGCCGGCGACCGCTGCGCCTCAGACTCGGAGGCGGGGCGCTCCTCATCTGTCGACAGCACGCGGTGCGGCGACAGGCTCTCGACCGTGAACGGCCCGGTGACGCGAATGCGCTTCGTGTCCTCGTACGGCTTGTCATAGAGGAGTTCGGTGTCGGCGTGCTTCGCGATGGCGGCGTCGATCTGCTCACGCGTCATGCCCTCGTGGATGTCGGGATTGTTCGCAATCGACTTCAACGTCACATGCGGCACACGCTTGTAGACGAAGCCGCGGCGGATGTCGTTATCGGTCCTGTAAGCCGGGGGGGCCTTGCCCGTGGCCTCCGCCTCCTTCTTCACACCTTCGGGTGAATCAGCGAGCAGGTAGAACGGGAACTTCGCCGCCATCAGACGCGTGCGGGCCAGCGCCATCGCCACCCGGCTCGTATCAACGGTGATCCATCGCCGTCCCCACTGCTCGGCCACATACGCCGTCGTCCCCGACCCGCACGTGGGATCGAGAACAAGGTCGCCGGGGTCGGTGGTCATGAGGATGCAGCGCTCGATGACCTTAGTGGATGTCTCGACGACGTAGGTCTTGTCTGAGGCACCTCCAACGTCGCTCCACACATTGTTCAGCCCGTAAGCAGGGAAGTCGTCAATGAATCTCACGTAACGCACGGCGTGCTGCTGGGCCATGATTCTGCCGGCGACAAGCAGGCGACGCACGCCTTCCTCGTTGGTCTTCCATCGACTCTTCTCACTGGGAAGGAAGGCCCTATCACCTAACTTGATCGGAAACCAACAGGCCGCTCCTTCTCCTTTCTCGCGACCCATGGACGCGGACTGGAGATCTCCCGCGGTGAACAGCCGCGCCCCGTCAGGCAGTGGGCGTAATCCCTGTTTCTCGTCCGCCGTGGCCGCTCGACGACTACCGTCGCCGAGTTGCACACCGTTGTAATGTTGAGATCCTCCGCCGCCAGTGTCCTTCGCGAGGTACAGCTCTCGGTACTTCGCGTTCTCCTTTTGCTTGGCATACCACAGCAAGTAATCGGCGACGAGCGGCAGGTAGTCGTTTGTCGCGCTCGTCGTCTTCTGCACGGTGATCTGGCCTACACAGTTCTCACTCCCGAACACCTCGTCCATCACGCATCGCACCAGATGGACGTTTTCGTCGCCGATCTGGACGAAGATGCTGCCCGAGTCGGTGAGG
This region includes:
- a CDS encoding MATE family efflux transporter — translated: MITLAVPVILAEVGWTTMGLVDTLLVGPLGPATIGAVGFGSVVFLAVGIFGTGLLLGLDTVIAQAYGAGRLDRCHHWLVQGAFLSLLIAAPLTLATYLLIATISWWGLNASVLALAAPYLKVLAPGVIPLLFYATFRRYLQATNCVRPITFALLTANLINAAVGWVLIYGKWGLPALGATGSAWATLASRVYMAGVLLVAILWRERRDTAERRPTARRVDWPSISHLLKLGVPASIQGVLEVGVFAAASALIGRLSAASLAAHQIALNLWGLAYMIPLGLNAAGAVRVGQAVGRGDRQGIWRAGWTALALGAALTTTAAIVFLLGGHLLISAFSRDSAVLAVGPSLLGIAGLCLVFDGTQSIGTGILRGLGETRIPMITALASYWAIALPLGYAACFRWGWGVQGMWAGLAVGLVIVGAVLLRTWHHRVAHFG
- a CDS encoding amidohydrolase, which produces MRLPLRVIATSLLAAASTVAIAAQTNSGQAPIPKTATLEALHQRLDQDANAVLPKVVALRRLLHQHPELGNREVQTSKLLADRLRALGYEVQTGVAKTGVVAILHGGKPGPVVALRSDIDALPVTEETGLPFASTERAQFNGREVGVMHACGHDFHMAMLMGAAEVLAGLKADLPGTVKLIFQPAEEGAPAGEEGGADLMVKEGVLENPKVDAIFGLHVGITPLEAGSISFRPRGIMAASDSLSITVHGRSTHGAMPWAGVDPIVVSAQIVLGLQTIISRQADLTTAPAVITVGTIEGGNRSNIVPDEVRLTGTIRTFDADMQKKIHEGITRTVEHIAAAAGAKAEVTITIGNSVTYNDPALTDRMTPSLRRVAAGTFNPNAQVTTGAEDFSAYQKQVPGLYFFLGIAPKGTAPASWAANHSPRFNPDESALITGVRALASVAVDYLAGPVK
- a CDS encoding DDE-type integrase/transposase/recombinase, giving the protein MNQLSTAKRATVVAALVEGNSVRATTRMTGVSKPTILKLIADLGAACARYQDEAIRNVRARRIQCDEIWQFCYAKAKNVPAEKQGVFGYGDVWTWVAIDADTKLIVSWLVAGRDAGSAYMFMRDVASRLRNRVQLTTDGHKPYLSAVEDAFGGGIDYAMLQKLYGSDPSAEKRYSPAQCIGTRCDTITGDPDPKHISTSYVERQNLTMRMSMRRFTRLTNGFSKKVENHTAAVAIHYMHYNFARIHQTLRVTPAMQAGLADHVWTLEEIVGLL
- a CDS encoding P63C domain-containing protein translates to MSKDDTGYEIKRVGVRGGLARAAAMTPKQRSHSARIAAEARWAGDLPQATHDGPLQLGDRTLIAAVLPNGKRLLSQGTFLQAIGRSRTPKAGTGALGSVDGIPFFLRAEQLKAFISEELLLSTTPIFFRLKNGKRAVGYDAMLLPMVCEVYLKLRDERMDKEKPVPGQYKHIVRACDMLTRAFARVGIIALVDSATGYQADKAREDILKILEAYIAPHLMPWTRRFPHEFFREAYRILGWEYKSGSVKHPSYMGKFINKYVYDALPEGVLDELKRRLPKNDHGNRRAKLWQLLTVDTGIPHLDRQLTSTMTLLQIADGKDDFDRYYQTLHGRQGRLQFGEPPKRLEASVSSGPLPRA
- a CDS encoding site-specific DNA-methyltransferase; translation: MSKKKPTGPMPIDAIRHKDTRVNIPTEELRDFVASDEAKPRTVLYPRDPTLDPQLVWRGKDAQDAESLAVPVVPIYIQEKIHPQALIENLRDTAKAGEPEPEQLLFSNFNGLPDALDKRVDFYSHEAGTQPHWSNRMILGDSLTVMTSLAEKEGLKGRVQTIYFDPPYGIKFGSNWQVSTRKRDVKDGKVEDATRQPEQIRAFRDTWQLGIHSYLAYLRDRLTVARDLLTDSGSIFVQIGDENVHLVRCVMDEVFGSENCVGQITVQKTTSATNDYLPLVADYLLWYAKQKENAKYRELYLAKDTGGGGSQHYNGVQLGDGSRRAATADEKQGLRPLPDGARLFTAGDLQSASMGREKGEGAACWFPIKLGDRAFLPSEKSRWKTNEEGVRRLLVAGRIMAQQHAVRYVRFIDDFPAYGLNNVWSDVGGASDKTYVVETSTKVIERCILMTTDPGDLVLDPTCGSGTTAYVAEQWGRRWITVDTSRVAMALARTRLMAAKFPFYLLADSPEGVKKEAEATGKAPPAYRTDNDIRRGFVYKRVPHVTLKSIANNPDIHEGMTREQIDAAIAKHADTELLYDKPYEDTKRIRVTGPFTVESLSPHRVLSTDEERPASESEAQRSPAAVPFETMILDNLRKAGVQNTRKNERLVFDRLDPFAGAWVHAHGEYVDADKKLKRVAVSIGPEHGTVGPLHIREAAKEAVQGLGHDVLVVCGFAFDPHVTEEAKRYGNLTVLVTRMNPDLAMGDDLLKKTGAGNLFMVFGEPDIDIHPVGDEGMLRVELHGLDIYDPTTGAVRSSSTDDVACWFVDTDYNGESFFVRHAYFTGADEPYEKLKRALRVEIDEAAWTTLYATISRPFAPPSTGKIAVKVINHYGDEVLKVFTV